In Pristis pectinata isolate sPriPec2 chromosome 2, sPriPec2.1.pri, whole genome shotgun sequence, the sequence TATTCTGTGCAGCAAAGACATAGAGTCCTGAAGGTTCAGGTACACACAGGCTACGATCTGACCCTGGAACTGACAAACCCGAGGGGAGGAGCCACCACAGCTGCAGCCTCAGCACTTTACACACCTGGGAACTGACTGTGGTTCAGGAATCCCCGACCCTTTAATCTCAGCACTGAGCTGCTCATGGATGGTGACAGAGACCGGAATTTATTGAAGGATAAGGAGACTGATATCCGCAAAATATTCTTGTGGCACAAGCTGAATTATCATGGGTGACTCTGAAATGGAAAATTTTTTGAGAGGCCTCAGCCAGAGCTCAATGGCAATGGGATTATGGAAGATGAGGACAGGGGTAGCAGGAGTTCTGTCAGGAGGTACTTGGTCTGGCATTTGCAGAGAGTAGGGGTGAGGCAGTGAATGTTTGCACTGCAGGAACAATATCCTTAGCGAGGCAATCAGGGCAGACACAAGACTTGAGAACAGAGGAGGATACAAACTAAGAATGATTGCAGGTCTGTCACCACTACAGCAACATGCTAACTCTTCATGGAAAGTGGGGATTGTATCCAATGTTGGAACTATGTTTATACCTGTGCATAGTTCACAAACCTGCAGCATTAAGgtgcacagagacacagacatGTAAGCTGAGAAAGGGAGAACGATTTCCTGGAAATCACAGGTTTAAGCTCCACCGTGTGGTCAGCATGTTCTCCTGAGTTGTGCAATTTTGAAGCGACTGAGGAGTAAAGCCTGGAACTGGATTGTGTTTGCTCAAAATAAAACAGTTGGTTTGTTTTGCAACAGTCACTCTGCCAAATGTGCTTTTTACACTTCCTCCCTAAAATTAATAGTTAAATCTTCAGAAATCACACATGACTGATCCAACACCTATTCTGATATGTAATGCACCTGCAGTGTAGACCACATGTAGTGAAATATAAAACTGCAAAAGTGAAAGCAGATCTGcctcagttgcagggaaattccCTCCCTCAGGACATCAGTGTTTGGCAGATTTCACTGCAGGAGATGATGCAAATGAGAAGAGAGAATCCACATAAATAGGAGCTCACTGGATGAATGCACCAGAACTTGATTCAGCAGAGATCTGAGCTAGGAGCAGAAGGTCCTTCCGCAGATATCTCTTCAGCAGCACGGTGTGGAAGATGGACAGAGCAGCCTCTGTAACgatcctcatcctccttctgtgtgCCATTGCTGCACAGGGTATGTTGAGATGTCTGAAGTtgtgttttattctttattaaaCTGTAGCACAAGGTCATGATTTTGTGGTTCATGTCTGTTTACCGATAAATCAAATCCATCCAGATTAATGTAAGACTGATTCAAGTAGCTAGACTGCAGAAATAGAAAGAAATGCACCAGTGAATTGTGGTGAAAGGGGATTTGCCTTGTTTTCATGGATTGCAGCTGCTCTTTGATCTTTGCTTTTAAGCTTCTAAATAAGTCTCACAAGCAAACTTTTCTGGAAATAATTGCTTGCAACATTTGAGAATGAGATTGTGCAAACACCTAATATATCTCTCTGCGTTGTGCATTgatgaaacagaaatgctggagaaagtccCAGTAAGTTTTACAGGCTTTGCTCTCCATGCATCAACAAAGAAATCTGAGTGAATGTGATCTTTCCACAGGTGTTCCGATCCCAGGAGCACAAGGACGGTGCCAGTGTGTTCAGATCAGCTCTGATGTCATTCGTCCGAAGTTCATCCAGAGCTTGAAATATATTCCCAGAGGATCTCACTGTGAGCAAGCAGAGATAATGTGAGTAAATGAGTCAGAGCATCACCTTTAACCTTTCTCACtctctgatttttatttaataaggTATGCACTTTAATTTTGAATTTCTGTGTATTTGGCTTTAAATGTCACCTTCTTTTCACAGTGTCACCCTGAAAAATAAGaagaaagtgtgtgtggatcctgATGCCAAGTGGTTGCAGGTTCtcatcacagccaagaaaggtcAGTGTTTGGTGTTAATGAACATGGGTGTCATGACTTTGTTCATTGTGTGCGTCAGTCCTTCATGGCGTAGGGTGTTGTCTGCTCCTCCCTGCTGAACATTCCCTCCAGCATTTGGCACCTTCCGGTACTTTACTTGAGTGCCCTCCCTGTATGTGTGAGCCATAACCTGTTATGTCAGCAAACTATTTGACCACAGTTGGTGTCAGAGCTGAGCCTCTCATTCCCCTCCCACAACGTTCATTATTAATGTTCCTGGGAGCTATGATGGGGACCCGGAAGCAGAGGATGGGTCACTGGAAAACTACCAATTGCAGGAGTGGTGACTGGGACCAATTGTCACATCTTTTATAACCCAGCTGAACCAACCAATGAAAGACAACCTATGTTCAAAGCAGGGATGTAAGGAATAAAATACTTCATAGTGATCTTCCTCACAGGCTGCAGGCATAGAGCACGGGCAGTTGAGGGAATGAAGACTTAGGGTTCCAATTAAGCagaatgctttgtcctggattgtctCCAGTGTcttggtgttgcagttacacagaTCCAGGGAAATAGAGAGAGTTCATCACTCTCCAgagttgtgccttgtagatagtgtaaAGGATGATAGAAGTTTGTCAGGAGGTGACTCACACACTCGCTGGACCAACCAGATAAATACAGTAGATAATGGACTGTTGATGCTCAGGATgatagcaatggtaatgccaaggATAGTCCTTGAGTCATTGCCTGGTTTGTTGGTTGGCAAAAATGCTCCCTGGCACTTACACATCCATGCCTGAATGCCGTCAAGGTCCTGATATAAGCTTGCACAGCGTCACTTTGTGAGGAGTTAGAAATGGACTTGAACATTGTGCCATGCATTTTTAATAATGCCTATTGCAATATTACTGAGCTGCTGTTAGGCTTCCAACTCATAACAATCTGCTCCTTTTTGTGGAAAGAGAGTTTGGTAATTCTTTGCGTTCTGTATCACTGTG encodes:
- the LOC127582204 gene encoding interleukin-8-like isoform X1; this translates as MDRAASVTILILLLCAIAAQGVPIPGAQGRCQCVQISSDVIRPKFIQSLKYIPRGSHCEQAEIIVTLKNKKKVCVDPDAKWLQVLITAKKGGKQHNSKNEAAK
- the LOC127582204 gene encoding interleukin-8-like isoform X6; amino-acid sequence: MDRAASVTILILLLCAIAAQGVPIPGAQGRCQCVQISSDVIRPKFIQSLKYIPRGSHCEQAEIIVTLKNKKKVCVDPDAKWLQVLITAKKGGKQHN